CCGATGCGTTCGAGTTCGTCCACGATACGGCTCGTGGTGTAGAACTCACGCCACGCGGGTTCCGGGTGGCGGTGGAGGTCGCGGCGCAGCGAGACGAGGTGGTCAGGCACGGACTGTTGCATGGATGAAACTCAGGGGGGGAGCGGCTTAATACCGTGCTGCCGACCCACGCATCGCTTGCCGGGTTTGGGAAGCGTCACTCGCAGAAGAACGTCAGCGACCGGCCGCGCGAACCTGTTTGATTTCTGCTTCGACGTGGACGCCAGCGGGGAAGTCCCACTGGGTCGCGGCGCGTGCGAAATCGTCGTGACCCTCGATTTCGATGACGCGCGTGTAGACGGTGTACTCCCACTGTGGATAGGAGTCGCCGGTTGGGTGGAGGTGTTTTGCCTGCGGGGCGGCGTGGACTTCGGTCGGCTTGGTGTGTGGTCCGTGGAGTGCGGCGCCTTTTCGATTCGCGGTTCGTTTGATGTCGGTCACGACCTCGTCGAGGACGGTTCGGTCCCCGCTCGTGAGGGTGAGTGTAGTGGTGAAACTCATAGATAATCGGTTATCACTACCCTGTGTGCTCAACCCGTAAAAACTCATCCAAAATCTCTCGCCGCCAGACGTGTCCGACCGCCGGGAGAATCGTGGGACTAATTGGCACAGCACCGGGTGAATTCTCCCTTGAAAACCTTTTAACCAACCACGCAGTATCACTCTGTAATGGCTGTAAAAGCGACAAGCGCGGGGGCTATCCTTTTTCGCGATACAAGGGGCCGCCGCGAATATCTCCTGCTGAAGAGCCGTCCCGGGGACTGGGAATTCCCCAAAGGCGGTGTCGAGGGAGAAGAAGAACTCCAGCAGACCGCGATTCGCGAAGTCAAAGAGGAGGCGGGCATCAACAAGTTCCGCCTCATCGACGGCTTTCGCGAAGACTACGACTACGTGTTCGAGGCGAACGGGAAGACCATCCACAAGACGGTTCACCTGTTCATCGCCAAATCGTTCGAGGCGAGTGCGGAACTCTCGAAAGAGCACCGTGACCTCCAGTGGCGCGACTACGAGCAGGCTATCAACACCATCACCCAGGATGGACCGCGTGATATCCTCCGCGACGCCCACGCCTTCCTCGACAAACTGAAACAGAACGGCGACATCTGAGCCGTCGCCGGGGCGAACGCCTTAGTCTGCGCAGTGCAAACCACGGGCCGTGAACGCGCCGGGCGACTCAGAGTTCAGCTTCGAACTGGCCGTCTGCCAGTGGGCAGAACGCCACTGGCCACCGGACGGTCCGGCCAGCGAGGACGCCGCCTTTGTCGTCGCCCGACAACTCGGCACGCGAGGGCGGCGCTGGGACACCATCGTCGTCGAATCGACCCGAGAGTTGCTTCGCCAGCGCGCCCTGTTCGGCCCCGACGCGCTCTCGTGGAACGTTCTCGATGTCGTCCAGCACGCGCCAGCAGACTGGGCGTGGTACCAGGACGCGCTGCCCGACCCGGGCTATCCGTGGCGCTACGTCAGGGAAGCCATTCACGAGGCCGCAGCGAGCGGCGTCCTGCAGACGCGGCGAAACGGGAACAAAATCGAGATACGACAGATTGCGCCGTACCCGGACTGGGTCTCGCGCATCGTCGCCGTCGAGAACAAACCCGACCTCGACGCGAGCGCCGCCCGCGCCCTGCGCGGCCAACTGGAGAAAGATACGAACCTCGCGCTCGCAGATGAGGTGTGGGTGGCGACCGAGCGAACCGGCGCACAAATCGAACCCGCGCTGCTCGAACGCATGCCCGTCGAAGTCGGCATTCTGACCGTCGAGTTTCCCGCCGCCAGCGTCGAGTGGTATCCGACCAGCCTCTCAGTGGACGAACCCGGCACGACGCCCGGCGGGGACGAACTGGGTCCAGAGAAGAAGGCCAAAAAGCGACTCGCGCTCGCGGAGCGCGCCTACGCACGCGGATGGCGCTCGTACGCGGACACGATGCGTCCCGACTGTCGGCACTTCACCCTGAAGCGCGAGGCGGAAACGTGGCTCCCGTGGTGTGAGGCAAAGCAAAAGTTCCCGACGCGCGCCGAGTGTTCGGGGTCGTGTCCGAAGTTCTCGCCGGAACCGCCCGCCTGGCGAACGCGCGGGTGGCCAATCGAGGGCGGTCCGGGGAAGGCAATCAAGCGATTTCTCGACCGCAAGCGCCGCGAGCAGCGCCCCGGACTGGTCGATTAGTCGAGCAGTTCGACGGTGAGCGAGTCGCGCTCGACCGCGAGCCGGAAGGTTGGGACGGTCCGATAGACGATTTCGACGACGCCTTTCTGTTCTAAACTCCGCAGTCCCGAGCGCACGTCGTCGACCTCAGGGTCGGCGTCGAAGGCGTCGCGAATCCGGTGGAGAATCGACACGACGCTCTCAGATTCTTCGTCGTGGTCGGGGGCGACTTCGACGATTTGCTTCTGGAGCAGCGGGACGCGAATCGCCCGCGGGCCGTCGCCCTCGTCGACGACGCCCGGGTCGACGCCGACCAGTTCCGCGGCTTCCGGCGTCGCCCGAATGAGGCTGTTCTCGTCGCGGTAGTAGTACTCCTTCAGTTCCTTTTCGAGATACTGGTGGACTTCGCTCCCGCTCTCTAACCCCCAGCGTTTCTGGAGGTCCTTGTTCTTTGTTGGCTGGAGCGCCACGATGTCGGCGAGTCGCTTTTCTGCCTCCTCGGACAGCGTCATACGTCGCCGTACGAAGTGGTGGTACATTGGCCTTTCTGACCGCGGGGGAACGATTAAGCCGACCCTTCCCGTCGGTTGTTCCATGTCATGGGACACCGTGAACCTGGAGTGGGACGGCAAGGTTGCGACGATTACCGTAGACCGACCAGAGCGGTTGAACGCGATGAACACGGAGACACTGGATGCCCTCAAGGAGGCCATCGAAACGGCCAAAGACGAGGGCGCGCGCGTCCTCATCCTCACCGGCGCGGGTGACAAGGCGTTCGTCGCCGGGGCGGACATCTCGTTCATGAAAGACCTCTCCGTGACGGAGGGCCAGGAGTACGCAGAGAAGGGCCACCGCGTCACAGACCTCATCGAGGAGTTCCCCGCGCCGGTCATCGCCGCCATCAACGGCTACGCCTTCGGCGGCGGGTGTGAACTCGCCCTCGCCTGTGACCTTCGCGTCGCGAGCGAGCGGGCGGTGCTCGGGCAGACCGAAATCGACCTCGGCATCATCCCCGGGTGGGGCGGCACGCAGCGCCTCTCGCGCATCGTCGGCGACGAACTCGCCCGCAGACTCGTCTTCTTCGGCGAGCGCGTCGATGCACAGGATGCGAACGAGATGGGACTCGTTGGCGAAGTCGTCGCCCACGACCAGCTCGCCTCGCGAGTGATGGACATGGCGAAAGAACTCGAAGCCAAGCCGAAGTTCGCCATGCAGGCGGCCAAAGAGTCGCTGAATCAGGTCCACGAGATGACGCTCGATTCGGGGCTTACCTACGAACGGCGCATCTGGAGTTCCCTGTTCGGGACCGACGACCAGCGCGAGGGCATGACTGCGTTCGTCGAGAAGCGCGACCCCGACTTCGAATAATCAGGCGGGCAGCGTTTCTTCGACCTGCGAGTAGACGAGCGCGAGCGCCAGCACCGAGAGGACGGCGGCGAACGCGAAGGGCACGACGAAGCCGAATCTGACGAGATAGCCGGAGGCGAGCGGGCCAATCGCCGTGCCGAGGCCAAAGGCCATCGTCAGCACGGAGAGCGTCGTCCCCGACTGCCCCTCTTTTGCAAGGTCACCGGCCACCGCGAGGCCCGGCGCGAACACCATTGCGACGGCGACGCCGTGAATGAGGCGCGCGGCGATCATCGTGAGCGAGTCCGTGACGAGTCCCTGGGCGAGGACGGCGGGCGCGAGCAGGACGAACCCCCAGAGCAAGAACGGACGACGACCGATTCGGTCGCTCGCCTGGCCGATGGGGACCTGGAGGAGGACGTTCGCGATGATGACGGCGGCGAACTGCACCCCGAAGAGGAACTCGCCCTGTCCAAGGCGGGTGTTCACGTTCTCCTGCAAGGTGGCGAACAGGGCGATGGAGATACCCATGAACAGCGTCGCGACGCCAAGCGCGAAGACGGGGTCGAGCGCCTGTTTTCCGGTCGGGTCGCGCACCTGAAAGGCGAGGTCTTCGCTAGCGAGGTCTTCGGTCGTTTCGGGGTCTGAGACGAACACCGTGACCAGCGCGATGCTGACGAGTGCGCCGAGTGCGGCGGTGTAGAAGGCCGCGTCGAACCCACTCACGGTGAATCCAGAGAGCGTGTAGGGGCCCGCGGCGACGACGAGGCCGGCCACGATGGGGCCAAACCCGAAGCCGATGAGTCGGAAGGTGTTGAACACGCCGAGGTTGCCGCCGCGCGATTCGGTCGTGGCGAGTTCGTTCACGAGGGCGATGGTGACCGGGATGGTGAACGCCGCGCCGAGGCCCTGAAGCGCGCGGAGGACGACGAGCGTCGCGTAGTTCTGGGCGAAGGCGTAGGCCGCGCTCGCCGCCCCGAGGAGGACGAGGCCGAACAGGATGTACACGCGACGCTTGCCGGTTCGGTCTGAGAGGCGTCCGGTAAACGGCTGGGCAAAGGAGTTGAGGAAGCCAAACAGCGAGAGCAACACCCCGATGAGCAGTTCTTCGGTGATGGTGATGCCGAGTCCCGGAACGGTCGCCCCGAGCAGTCCCTGAAGGGAAACGATGTCGGAAGCGAGGTACAGCGGGAGGACGATGATGAGAAACGAGTTCCCGACAGCGTCTGCCATTCGCGCGAGGGCGAGGACGAGGACACGCCTGTCGGTTCCGAGGACCATGCGTGGTCACTCGTATGGCAAACCAGCCGAAAACCGTTTTGAAAGCGGCTAGACGACTGGTCTGACCTTCGAAAACCCGATGAGGAGGACACCCAGCACGAGCACGAGGGTCATCGCCGACAGCTGGGGATTCGGTATGGAGACGAACAGCGATGCGAGCAACACGAGTACGGAGAACGCCATGAGCGCCATCCCCGCCTGCGTGCCATCCTGAAGCGCTTGGACCTCGACCATGTGTGCGTCTACCACTCACACGTAGTTAGTTGTTGGTGAAAAAACAGGATCGGATGGACGCGCCTAACTCCCAGGTAGGCAGTCCGTGACGAGCGTGAGCCGCAAATTTATCACGATTAATCGATGAATACTAATACCGGTCGGCGGAGATGGACGCGGTATGGCACGAACCGTAAAACTGAGCCGCGTCAATGGGACGCTCGCCGAACTGTCGTACCCGATTTCGCGGACTGACGCCATGGCCGAGCTTTCGGACGTGACGGTCCTCCTCGCAGATGGGGAGACGAAACTCAGCAACGTCATCGAGCGAGCTCCGAGTATGATGTACGAGACGATGGAAGACCTCCAGACGGACCTTCTCACCTACATGCCCGTGCGCGCCGTCGGCGAGCCCGGCCAGTCCGAAGGCGACGCCTGAGCACGGATTTTTGCGTACCCCTGTGTGGTGATTCCACGCCGGGAAAACAACCGACAATATAAATGACCCCGGTTTCTTAACCGTGGTATGGAATTCTGCGACGAATGCGGGTCCCTGATGCGCGCAGAGAACGGCGAATGGGTCTGCAGCCAGTGTGACTTCACGAAGCTCAAAGACGCGAGCAAGAACTACGTCCTCACCGAGAGCCAGGAGGCCTCCGAAATCGTGGACGTGAGCGATGCAGAGGACCGCGGTCTGCCGACGACCAAGGTCCACTGCCCGCAGTGTGAGAACGACGAGGCCTACTGGTACATGCAACAGATTCGCTCTGCAGACGAGAGTGAAACCCGCTTCTTCGTCTGCACGAACTGCGAGCACAAGTGGCGCGAAGACGACCACTGAGATGGCGTCTCGGGGACCAGTCGTCCCCACCGAAAAACTCCCTGAGGGGTGGGAGCAAACGGGACGCGACGAGGAGCGACTCGTCGCCCTCCCGACGATGGAGGTGTGGGGTGAGACGCGGCGATACGAAGACGTGGCGCTTCAGCGATGCCTCGGGAGCGACCACCCGTGGCGGCTGTTTTTCGCGACGCGCCTCACCTTCCGCCCGCCGCTTGCCCCCGGCATCGGCCCGGCGATGCTCATGCCGACGGTCTGGCCTGCCGTGCGCGAGGAATTCCTCGCTGACCTCGAGGAACGAGGCGTTCGGGCCACGGTTCGGGACCGAACAGAACGCATTCGCGTGGACACCGGCGAGCGGGCGTCGCTCGTCTGCCTCGAAGCGCGCCACGGGGACGACGAGGCAGCACAACCGCCACTCGCGGGCTTTCTCGCCTGCTGGCCGCGCCTCACGGACTTTCGCGTCGCGGGCGGATTCTATCCGACCACCCTTCCGCCGGAAGCCGACGACCTACCAACTGACCCGCGGACAGATGAACAAACGTTACTTTCGCTCATCAGGTCAGTTCGATGAATAGAACCCCCCTCAGGACCGTTTAGCAGTGTTCTAAGGCCCAAATTGGGTCGCGCGAGAGGGGCGTCAGACGACCGTCAGACAGTTTATACCAGCCGAAATCGACCGATGAACGATCTAAACCATCACAAACGGTAGAGACCATTTATAAGGAAATAGGCGTGAAAGACTGACAATGAGAACGGGTCAGAACCTCTCGTTGCTCCTCGTGGCGATACTCGTCGTAAGCGGGGTCGCCCCCGTCGTGGCTCTCCCGTTCGAGTCAAGTTCCACCGGAGAACATGCCGCTCAGGAGGCGGCACAGAACGATTCGAACGTGTCGGTGACGGTCGGCGCCCAACTCTCGACGATGATGTCGACGACGGGCGAGAATCTCCAGTCGTCCTACGAAGACGACGCGTTCGAGCGACAGGTCGAATCGTCCGACGACACGAAGAAAGCGAAACTCGTCGCGAACAGAATTCAGCGTCTCGAGCGACAGGCGTCGCAGATTCGCGCCCGGTACGACCGGGTCACCGCCCAGTACGAGGACTACGAGCTGACGCGCAACCAGTACGCCCAGCGACTCGCGGTTCTCAACACCCGGGCTGAGAACTGCCTCGAAAGTTTAGCCCAGGCGGAACAGCGACTCGACCAGCTCTCTGACCTCGAACTGTCTGCCGGCGGTGTGAACAAGAGTGCAATCGCTGCTGCTCGCATCCACCTCGAACCGATTACCGGGCCGGGCGCGACGGCGCTCAAACAGCGGTTCCTCGGCGCGAACGACGCGCAGGTCACCCTCGAGACGGACAACGGGCTGTCCATCAACGTCGACAAGGACGAGAGCGAGCGCTCGCGGACGATAAAACGGCCACGTGACGACGACAACAGCATCGCGGTCAACCAGGGCGAGGCGCTGAAATCCGCACGCGCCGTGTTGCAAGGCCAGAAGTTAGGCTGGACGCTCATGAACGCCCGCGTCAACCGTGACCGAGGCTTCTACGAATTTCGCTTCGACTACGAGATGAACGGCATCACTGGCGACGCAGCGGTATACGTCGATGGCTCGTCGGGCAACGTGTTCGCCATCGACGAGGAGTTCTCGGGGCGAAATGCGTCCAGTAACCAGACGAACGAAACCGACGAACTGGCGGTTATTGTCGCCGAAGGCACACCCGCACCCGACGAGCAGGTGACGATTCAGGCGCTCTCGAACGGCAAGGCTGCCCCAGGCGTCACCATCTCGGTGAACGGCAACGACGTCGGCAAGACGAACTCGAACGGGCAGGTAGCAGTGAGCCTTCCCAGTGGCGACGTGAACATCACAGGCGTCCGCGGACAGGCGACCGGCCACCTCGAATTCGAGTTCGATTCGGCCGCGGACGCCCCACAGACGGGTGCCCTCAGAGGGATGGACGCGACGGCGACGCTCGACAACGGCACCGCGACGGTGACCGTGACCTACGAGGACGAACCGGTCCGCAACGCACTCGTGTTCGCGGAGGGTGACCGCGTTGGACGGACCGACAAAAACGGCGTCGTGACCTTCCAGACGGACGTGACCGACACCCTGCTCGTCGAGGTGGCGAAAGGAGAGTTCGGTGCGGCATTCACTTTCGTCATCGACGGCAACGAGACGATTGTGGACCGCGACGCCCGCCGGAGCAACGTTTCTGACATCCTCCCGGACGACGAAACCCCGCAGAACGAGACCCAGAACGACTCGAACGACAACACGACGGAGACTCCACAGCAGACCAGAACCCCGACGCCGACGGCCACGCAGACACGAACACCAACGCCAACACAGACGCAGACGGCGACGGCCACTGAAACGACTACCAGTACGGAGACGACCACTGGGACAGCCACGACGACGAACGCGGACACCACTCAGTATACGGAGACGACGCAGAATACGTCCACCACCGACTCGTCGAGTGGCGAAACGACGACCCAATCCGCAACCGAAAATCGAACGCCACAGGCCACGTCCTCGCCGGGCTGGACCTGACTTAGCTGTTTCTCGCGAACGTCAGATAGCCGGTGTGTCCGACGCCCTTGGTCGATGGTCGAGAGCCACGCTCGTCGAAGTCCATCCGGCGTTGAATCGTCTCGACCGTCTCAATGTCGGTGAGACCAGCGTCCCGGGCCGTTTCCACCGCGTCGCGCGTGTGCTCGACGAACGGCGAGTAGATGGCGACGAACCCGCCGCTCACGAGCAGGTCTGGCGCGTGAGAGACGACGCTGGCTGCGTCGCCCGTGTCGAGCGTCAGCACGTCGAACTCACCGAGGTCGTCGAGTTCTTCGGTGATGTCGCCGGTTCGAACGTCCACGATGTCCTCGACGCCGGCGAGACGCATGTTGTCGCGTGCGACGTCGGCGAACTCCGCGTTGCGCTCGAACGTCGTCACGTCCGCTCCCATCCGGCCCATGTACGCAGAGAGGACGCCGGTTCCAGTGCCAGCGTCGAGCACGCGGTCACCCTGAGCGATGCCGACGGTGCCGACGATGAGGCCGATGTCACGAGGCAGCATCGGTGCGCCCGTCCGGTCTAAGTGGTTGAACAGGTCGGGGCCACGCAATCGGCGCACCGTGAACGGCTCGTCGAGGTGCGTATAGAGCGTCTGTCCGGGTTCTACGTCGTCGGGAACCTGCAGGACGCCGAGGTCGGTCTGTAACTCCTCACCCGGTTCGAGCAGGTACTCCCGAGAACCGTGGACCAGTAAGACGGTCACTCTAGGCGGGAGATAGCGGCGGCGAGGTCGCCGTTCTCCGCTTCGAGTGCTTCGCGGGCTTCCGTCGCGCTCGCGCCCGTCCGCTGGGCGACGATTTCGACGTCTGAGTCCGGGATATCCACTTCCGTGGACGCATCTTCTTCTGGTTCGCCAGCGGCGTCGCCTTCGACGGCAGGCGTCGAGTCACCCGCACCGCGCGGGCGGGACTCGGGCTCGCCGACGATCTGGTAGGTCTGCTGGCCCTGGGCGTCCATGCGCTGGACCTCCGCGTCGGTGAACACGAGGTCTTCGTCTTTCGTGCGGATGATGACCTCCTCTGCATCGATGTCCTCGACTTCGATGCCCATCTGCTTCATCATCTGCTTCATCTTTCGCGGGTTGAGTCCGCCTCCTCCAAACATACCTCCAGACTTGAAGTCCGGAGGCAAAAGACTAGCGACCGACGACCAGCGTCAGGAGTCTTGCGCACCGTCTCTGACTTTGACCGCCATGCCCGTCTCGAAGTCGAGCATGGCCGAGGCGGACAGTTCCGCCCGTCCCACGGCGAGAATGTACCCCTCCTCGTGGACGACGACGACTTCGTCACCCGGGCGGACGTCGGGGTCCACGTCGCTCACGAACTTCGCGAACACGTTCTTGCCGTCGCGGACGAACGGTTCGCTCTCGTCGCCGACGACGACCCGCGCCTGCGGGGAGGCAAGCGAGTCGAGCAGGCGTCGTCCGCCCTCGACGCCGAGGGTGAACCGGCCGTCCAGCCCGAAGGACACGATGCGTGCCCGCCCGTCTCGAATCTGCTGCGGTCGCCCGTTGCTGGAGCGCTCGATAGAGATGTCACCAGCGAAGAGGGCGTCGCCGGCGCCCGCCCCGAACTGATAGTCTGCGATGGTACGGAGGTCCGTACGCTCGTCTGTCTCGCTCATTGGCCGCTCTTTGGGACTGGCTGGTAAAACGCCTTCCACCCGAAAATGTGTGATTTGCAACCACACATCAATCATGAAAGATAGTGTTCAATGCCACGCCGTACCGCGATTTTCCAGAACGCTCATATGCGAGAACTTCCAAGGACCGGGCATGAGCAACCAAACATCGAAAGTAACCCTCGGCATGCTGGTCCTCGCGATTAGCTCGGTCGTGCTGCTCGGCGTGAGCTTCCTCGGTTCGCCAGTTCCAGTCGCCCTCGCCGCCCTCGCCGCGCTCGGCATGGCAGCTGGGTCGCTGCTCGTCGGGACCTCCGAAAGCGGCCGTCCCGTCTAGAGCAAGAACTCGTCCGGTTTTTCGCTGAAGTCCGTAAAGGAATCCGCCGCTTCGATGAGGGACTCCGACGTCGATTCCTCGAACGCCATCACTTCGACGCGACAGCCCTGATGGCGGACGTGCGAACACAGGCGGCTGAAGTCGCCGTCGCCGGTACACAGCACGAGCGTGTCGTGGTGTGGGGCGAGCGTGACGGCGTCGAGACTCATCCCGACGTCCCAGTCTGCCTTCTTCGACCCGTCTGCGAACGTCTGAATGTCTTTTATCTTCGTCTCAAAGCCGATGTCGTTCAGCGCCTCGAAGAAACTCTCCTCGTCGGGTGAGTCTGCGCGAATGACGTACGCGATGGCTCTGGTGAGCGTGCGGCCGTCGACCGCTTCGTTCAGCAGCGCCGTGTAGTCGATGTTCCGCGAGTAGAGGCTCTGTGCGGAGTGATAGAGATTCTGCGCGTCTACGAGAAGGGCGACGCGCTGGCCCGAGTGATGGATACCCATATTTTGCAATCAGACGCCCGCAAGAAAGGTGTTTACCCTTCTGCCCGTGGCCACATCGAAGCGTGGTGTGTCCACACGACCCATGAGACGGCCGCCGAGCCTCGGCAGGCTTCGCAACTGGCGCAATGCCTAAGTACTGGCGACGCTGTGAATTTCGTATGCGACGCGCTACATCAACGACCATCGCAACACGGAACAGCGATGGGTGTGGCGTGCGACGTTTTTGGGGCGCTAAACGCAAACGTGCGTAAGCACACTCTGTTCACGGCGGACGTGGCACCTCCGTTGTGAGCTATTCTCCGATGGCAGAGCGCACGTAGACTACCTAGACCCCAACCACCAATGACAGACCAGACATTCAGTGGCGTGTTCCCCGCGATGGTCACGCCGTTCACCGACGACCTTAGTATCGACTTCGACCAGCTAGCCGCAGACGCCCGACGCCTCGAGGAAGCCGGCGTCGACGGCCTCGTTCCCGTCGGCACGACCGGCGAGAGCGCGACGCTGACCCACGACGAGCACATCGAGGTCATCGAGTGCGTCGTCGACGCCGTCTCCGACGTGCCGGTCATCGCCGGTTCCGGGTCGAACTCGACCCGAGAGGCAGTGTCGCTCTCCCAACGCGCCGCAGACGCCGGCGCGGACGCACTGCTCCTCATCTCGCCGTACTACAACAAGCCCGAACCGGCGGGCATGGAAGAGCACTTCCGCACCGTCGCAGACGAGGTCGACCTGCCACAGATTATCTACAACGTGCCGAGTCGCACGGGCCGGAACATCGCCGTCCAGACCGCGGTCAACCTCGCCAGCCACCCGAACATCGCGGGTTACAAGGCCGCGAGTGGCGACCTGAACCGCGTCGGCGAGGTCCTAGAGAAGACCCACGACGAGGAGTTCGCCGTCCTCTCCGGCGACGACGGCCTCACGCTCCCGATGATTTCGATCGGCGCGACGGGCACCATCAGCGTCGCCGCGAACGTCGAACCCGAGCGCACCTGCGCGATGGTCGGCGCGGCACTCGACGGCGATTACGAGATGGCCCGCGACCTGCACTACGAACTCGGCCCGCTGTTCCGGGCACTGTTCATCGAAACGAACCCCATCCCAATCAACGAGGCGCTCGCCATCCGCGGCCACGGCACGGGTGCGATGCGTCCGCCGCTGTCTCGAATGGGCGAAAAGAACCTGGACGCGCTGCGTGAAGCCCTCGCAGACCTGCAAGACGCGGAGGCCCCGCTCGCCCGATGACGCGGGTTGCGGTCACCGGCGCGACGGGCCGGATGGGACAAGAGGTCATCACGCTGGCGAGAGACCGCGACGACGTGGACCTCGCCTTCGCCGTCAGCCGCGACCCCGAAGACGTGGCGACGGACGTGACCCTCGAATCGGACGGCGACCTGCCCGCACTGCTCGCCGAGCACCAGCCCGACGTGCTCGTGGACTTCACCGTCCCCGAGGCGTCGGTCGAGTACGTCCGCGCCTGCGCCAAGGCGGGCGTCGCCGTCGTCGTCGGGACGACCGGCTTCGCAGACGAACAGAACGCGGCCCTCGACGCGGCGAGCGAGACGATTCCGCTCCTCGAATCGTCGAACTTCGCTCGCGGCATTCAGGCGCTACTCAACGTCGTCGAGGAAGCCGTCGCCGCGCTGCCCGACTACGACATCGAGCTGGTCGAAACCCACCACAACGGCAAGCGCGACGCCCCGAGCGGGACGGCGAACATGATTTTAGACCGCATCGACGAACAGCGCTCTCTCGAACGGGTCTACGGCCGGGAGGGAGACGCCCCCCGCGCCGCGGACGAAGTCGGCGTCCTCGTGCGACGAGCAGGCAACATTCGCGGGGAACACGAGGTACTCCTTGCTGGGAACGATGAGGTAGTCACACTCACCCACCGTGCCGAGAGTCGCGGGGTGTTCGCCGCCGGGGCGCTGGA
This sequence is a window from Haladaptatus sp. QDMS2. Protein-coding genes within it:
- a CDS encoding transcription factor S yields the protein MEFCDECGSLMRAENGEWVCSQCDFTKLKDASKNYVLTESQEASEIVDVSDAEDRGLPTTKVHCPQCENDEAYWYMQQIRSADESETRFFVCTNCEHKWREDDH
- a CDS encoding NYN domain-containing protein translates to MGIHHSGQRVALLVDAQNLYHSAQSLYSRNIDYTALLNEAVDGRTLTRAIAYVIRADSPDEESFFEALNDIGFETKIKDIQTFADGSKKADWDVGMSLDAVTLAPHHDTLVLCTGDGDFSRLCSHVRHQGCRVEVMAFEESTSESLIEAADSFTDFSEKPDEFLL
- a CDS encoding DUF5797 family protein, with product MTLSEEAEKRLADIVALQPTKNKDLQKRWGLESGSEVHQYLEKELKEYYYRDENSLIRATPEAAELVGVDPGVVDEGDGPRAIRVPLLQKQIVEVAPDHDEESESVVSILHRIRDAFDADPEVDDVRSGLRSLEQKGVVEIVYRTVPTFRLAVERDSLTVELLD
- a CDS encoding tRNA (adenine-N1)-methyltransferase; the encoded protein is MTVLLVHGSREYLLEPGEELQTDLGVLQVPDDVEPGQTLYTHLDEPFTVRRLRGPDLFNHLDRTGAPMLPRDIGLIVGTVGIAQGDRVLDAGTGTGVLSAYMGRMGADVTTFERNAEFADVARDNMRLAGVEDIVDVRTGDITEELDDLGEFDVLTLDTGDAASVVSHAPDLLVSGGFVAIYSPFVEHTRDAVETARDAGLTDIETVETIQRRMDFDERGSRPSTKGVGHTGYLTFARNS
- a CDS encoding bis(5'-nucleosyl)-tetraphosphatase, with the translated sequence MAVKATSAGAILFRDTRGRREYLLLKSRPGDWEFPKGGVEGEEELQQTAIREVKEEAGINKFRLIDGFREDYDYVFEANGKTIHKTVHLFIAKSFEASAELSKEHRDLQWRDYEQAINTITQDGPRDILRDAHAFLDKLKQNGDI
- a CDS encoding DUF5787 family protein, with translation MNAPGDSEFSFELAVCQWAERHWPPDGPASEDAAFVVARQLGTRGRRWDTIVVESTRELLRQRALFGPDALSWNVLDVVQHAPADWAWYQDALPDPGYPWRYVREAIHEAAASGVLQTRRNGNKIEIRQIAPYPDWVSRIVAVENKPDLDASAARALRGQLEKDTNLALADEVWVATERTGAQIEPALLERMPVEVGILTVEFPAASVEWYPTSLSVDEPGTTPGGDELGPEKKAKKRLALAERAYARGWRSYADTMRPDCRHFTLKREAETWLPWCEAKQKFPTRAECSGSCPKFSPEPPAWRTRGWPIEGGPGKAIKRFLDRKRREQRPGLVD
- a CDS encoding uS10/mL48 family ribosomal protein, which produces MSFTTTLTLTSGDRTVLDEVVTDIKRTANRKGAALHGPHTKPTEVHAAPQAKHLHPTGDSYPQWEYTVYTRVIEIEGHDDFARAATQWDFPAGVHVEAEIKQVRAAGR
- a CDS encoding nascent polypeptide-associated complex protein, whose amino-acid sequence is MFGGGGLNPRKMKQMMKQMGIEVEDIDAEEVIIRTKDEDLVFTDAEVQRMDAQGQQTYQIVGEPESRPRGAGDSTPAVEGDAAGEPEEDASTEVDIPDSDVEIVAQRTGASATEAREALEAENGDLAAAISRLE
- a CDS encoding PUA domain-containing protein — encoded protein: MSETDERTDLRTIADYQFGAGAGDALFAGDISIERSSNGRPQQIRDGRARIVSFGLDGRFTLGVEGGRRLLDSLASPQARVVVGDESEPFVRDGKNVFAKFVSDVDPDVRPGDEVVVVHEEGYILAVGRAELSASAMLDFETGMAVKVRDGAQDS
- a CDS encoding enoyl-CoA hydratase/isomerase family protein, with product MSWDTVNLEWDGKVATITVDRPERLNAMNTETLDALKEAIETAKDEGARVLILTGAGDKAFVAGADISFMKDLSVTEGQEYAEKGHRVTDLIEEFPAPVIAAINGYAFGGGCELALACDLRVASERAVLGQTEIDLGIIPGWGGTQRLSRIVGDELARRLVFFGERVDAQDANEMGLVGEVVAHDQLASRVMDMAKELEAKPKFAMQAAKESLNQVHEMTLDSGLTYERRIWSSLFGTDDQREGMTAFVEKRDPDFE
- a CDS encoding MFS transporter; protein product: MVLGTDRRVLVLALARMADAVGNSFLIIVLPLYLASDIVSLQGLLGATVPGLGITITEELLIGVLLSLFGFLNSFAQPFTGRLSDRTGKRRVYILFGLVLLGAASAAYAFAQNYATLVVLRALQGLGAAFTIPVTIALVNELATTESRGGNLGVFNTFRLIGFGFGPIVAGLVVAAGPYTLSGFTVSGFDAAFYTAALGALVSIALVTVFVSDPETTEDLASEDLAFQVRDPTGKQALDPVFALGVATLFMGISIALFATLQENVNTRLGQGEFLFGVQFAAVIIANVLLQVPIGQASDRIGRRPFLLWGFVLLAPAVLAQGLVTDSLTMIAARLIHGVAVAMVFAPGLAVAGDLAKEGQSGTTLSVLTMAFGLGTAIGPLASGYLVRFGFVVPFAFAAVLSVLALALVYSQVEETLPA